From the Elusimicrobiota bacterium genome, the window TTATAATCTGTTCCAAAATAAAAGTGTACGACTCGTATTCGCATCCCTATTATGTCAGCCCAGGGAATGTCGGGATATTTGGTTTTCCATTCGGGTTTATGTTCAAGTATTTTATTTGCAGCTTCGCCGATGTTTACAATAGACATCTCAACTGCTTTCATTTTTTCTTTGTTACCACAAAACTGTTCGTAAGAAACGTTTTTCATAAACTGGTCTATATCCCTTATTTCGTTTAGAATGTCTTGCACAAAATCCCGGGTTTCGCGTTTGTTGTTGATCATATATA encodes:
- a CDS encoding DUF86 domain-containing protein; translated protein: MINNKRETRDFVQDILNEIRDIDQFMKNVSYEQFCGNKEKMKAVEMSIVNIGEAANKILEHKPEWKTKYPDIPWADIIGMRIRVVHFYFGTDYKIVFDTAKDDIPKLKPQIEKLFSNEYSAK